Sequence from the Candidatus Omnitrophota bacterium genome:
GACGGGTATAAAGGTACGGTGATAAAGAACCCAACCGGCAAGGAAAAGACTTTTTACGGGGAAGTGATCGATAAAGAGAAAAAAGTGCAGGAAAAGCTCATAAAAAAAGCCGGGAATATAGCAAAAACACGCGACGAAAAGCTCATAAAGGTCTATGCTAATATCGCTTCTGTTGAAGATGTCAAGGTGGCGGTGAGCAGGGGCTGCGACGGTATAGGCCTGTTGAGGATAGAGCAGCTTTACATGTATTCCAAGATACTTCCCGATGAGAAGTATCTGGTCAAGAACCTTTCAAGGATACTTAAACCCGCAGAAAATAAGCTCGTCACTCTGAGACTTCTGGATATAGGCGCTGATAAGCAGCTGCCATATATCGACATAGAGGATGAGCCCAGCCCAGTACTGGGTCTCAGGGGCGTCAGACTGCTTTTAAAGTACAAGAACCTGCTAATGACACAGCTGAAGGCCGCGTATATACTATCCAAGGACCACCAGATAAGGCTTCTGGTTCCGATAGTCACGTTCCATCAGGAGATAGAAGAGCTCAGGCAGATCGCCACTGAATGCAAGAGGCAGTTGAAGATCCGTTATGGCCTGAAGCGCAAAGATATCCCCATAGGGGCCATGATAGAGACCCCGGCTGCCGTGGAGAACATAGAAAAGATCGCCGATGTTTCCGATTTTCTGAGCATAGGCACCAACGACCTTGTGCAGTACTCGGTGGCGGCGGGGCGGGACAACCCGAACGTGTCGGAGTATTACGAAAAAGGGTCTGACCTTGCAATGAAATACATACACAGGGTACGCAGATCAGCGGCGAGGCATGGAATAGAATGCAGCGTCTGCGGGGAGATGGCCAGTGAACTGAAATGGATAAAACCGCTTATCGATGTCGGTATCAATGTCCTGAGCGTTTCCCCTTATCTGATACCTTTGATAAAGGACAGTATAAGAAAGATATGAAGACCCTGCTATTAGCGGGAACCGCGAAGAATATGGAGGCCGGATGAATAGAAGCGCTGTTCGGGTGACGATCGGCATCCTGGGGGTGATCGCTCTTGTCGCCTTTTTTAACGGACGCCGGACCAATACCGCAACAGGTGGAAGGAGAGGGATTAATATGGATAAAGCGACTTTTGCCGGAGGATGTTTCTGGTGTATGGAGCCCGCCTTCGAACAGCTGGACGGGGTCTCTGAGGTGATCGCCGGCTATACAGGCGGCAGAGTGAAGGATCCCACTTATGAAGAGGTTTCCGGAGGGGACACCGGCCATTACGAGGCGGTACAGGTTATTTACGATCCTTCGAGAGTTTCATACCGGCAGCTGCTCGATGTGTTCTGGAAACAGATAGATCCGACCGATACCGGCGGACAGTTCGCCGACAGGGGAGCGCAGTATAAGACCGCCGTTTTTTATCATGATGAGGAGCAGAAGCGCCTTGCCGAAGAGTCCAGAGATGAACTTGAGGCCTCTGGCAAGTTCCAGGAACCTGTCGCCACGAAGATAATCGAAGCTTCCGAATTCTATGAAGCCGAGGAATACCACCAGGACTATTACAGGAAGAACCCGCGGGCGTACGGCTCCTACAAGAAAGGGTCCGGGAGGAAAGATTATCTTGAAGAGAAATGGGGAGGCGAGAAAAAGACCCGGGATTACGAAAAACCCTCGAAGGCTGAACTTAAGGAGAAGCTGACAGCTCTCCAGTGCAGTGTGACGCAGGAAGGGGCCACTGAAAGGCCTTTCCAGAACGAGTACTGGGACAACAAAAAGCCGGGTATTTACGTGGATGTCGTTTCCGGAGAGCCGCTTTTCAGTTCCCTCGACAAGTTCGAGTCGGGCACGGGATGGCCGAGTTTTACCAGGCCGCTGGAACCCGGTAACATCGTGGAGGTAGAGGATAGAGGCCTTTTGACCGTAAGGACGGAGGTAAGGAGCAGAAAGGCTGATTCTCATCTCGGTCATGTCTTCGAGGACGGTCCCGAGCCCACAGGTCTGAGGTACTGCATAAATTCGGCAGCACTCAGGTTCATCCCCAAGGAGGACTTGGAAAAAGAGGGCTACGGAGAATACAAGGAGCTGTTCGATCAGAAATGAAGAAATGCCCCCGATGCAAGAGGACCTATGACGCTTCTTGGGATGTTTGCCTGTACTGCCGCGAGGAACTCGCTCCGGCGGAAGAGATAGCGGGCGAATATTATCTGGGCGACCTGGTCTCGCCCAGAGACAGGTTCCTCATCGTCATGTATTCGCTTTTACTCATCCTGATGACGCCACTATTGATCCTGCTCATCTATATAACCTATTTCAGTAATCTGGAACTGGGTTTCCGCAAGAGCGAGGAGGGCCAGCTCCGCCAGGCCATTTATTTCGAGGAAGAGGAGGAGAAAAAGAAGGCAGATAAGTGAGGCGGCCTGAAATGGACTTCACGGCCATCAGGCGCGCAGTTTGTTCTTTATCCTTTAGCATTTATACATTATAATATCAACCATGACTTCAACCAGAAATAGACCCATAGGCATATTCGATTCCGGTATAGGCGGTCTTACGGTCGTAAGGAGCGTCAGAAGATACCTGCCGGATGAGGATATCGTATATTTCGGGGATACCGCACGTGTGCCTTACGGTAATAAATCTAAATCGACGGTTATACGCTTCTCCCGTGAAGTAATGGATTTTATGATCTCTAAAAAGGTCAAAATGGTGATAGTCGCGTGCAACACCGCATCCAGTCTCAGTCTGGCCTCGCTGAAGAGGAATTACAAGATACCTGTCATCGGTGTTATCACCCCCGGTGCGGAAGAGGCTATCAAGTTTTCCAGTAACAGGAGGATCGGGGTAATAGGTACCAACTCGACCGTTGCCAGCGGAGCCTATCAGAAGGCCATAAACAAGATAGACCGCAGATACAAGGTCTTCAGCAAGAGCTGTCCTCTTTTCGTGCCGCTGGTGGAGAACAGGTTCTTTGCTGACCCCATTACCCGGCACGTGGCGCGCCTTTATCTGAACGGCCTTAAGAAGAAGAACATCAGCTCTCTAATACTGGGATGTACGCATTATCCGCTGCTTAAAGGTATTATCGGGCAGGTCATGGGCGAAGTAAAACTGGTAGATTCATCTATAGCCGTGGCCAAGTACGCCAAAAGATCCCTTAAACAGAACGATCTCCGTCCGCAAAGGCGCCGCCGGAAAGGCAAAGCCAGATTCTACGTCAGCGACGACCCGGAAGGGTTCAAAAGGTCCGCTGGCATATTCCTTAGAAAAAGCATAAAGGTGAGCAAGGTAACCATATGAGCACGAGGCAAGTGGATGTCGCCAGAGTCTCCGATGCCGTGGAGGAACTGTTCCTCAGGGCCAACACGGTCCTGAGGAAAGACGTGACAAAGGCGTTGAAAGACCTATACGAAAAGGAACAGAAGCCTCTTCCGAAAAAGATGCTGGGAGTTCTTCTTGAGAATCGCGACATAGCCGAAAAGAAGAATATACCCATCTGCCAGGATACCGGTGTTGCGGTCGTTTTCTTGAAGGTCGGCAGGAGCGTGGCCTTTACTGGCGGGGAACTTATGGATGCGGTGGATGCGGGTGTCCGCCGTGCATACGAAAAGGGCGGTCTTCGCAAGTCCGTCGTCGAAGATCCGGTTCTCAGGGGGAATACCGGTACTAATACGCCCGCTTTCGTGCATGCCGAGATCGTTCCCGGGGACAAGATCGGGATAACGGCCATGCCCAAGGGGTTCGGCAGCGAGAATAAAAGCGTGCTCTGCATGCTAGACCCTACAAGTGGAGAGGATGCCATAACCGATCTTTGCGTCGAGTCCGTCCGAAGCACCGGTCCTGATGCCTGCCCTCCTTATGTTCTTGGTGTGGGTATAGGCGCTACGGCGGATCTATGCTGTCTTCTCGCCAAAAAGGCTCTCTTAAGAGATGTTGATTCAAGTAATCCGGCCCAACACCTGGGGCGGCTTGAACAAGCTATCAAGGAGGAAGTGAACCGGCTCGGGATAGGGGTGATGGGGCTTGGAGGGATTTCAACGGTCATGGGCGTTAATATCGAAGCGGCCCCGACTCATATAGCCGGCCTTCCCGTGGCCATAAACCTGTCGTGCCATGCACTTCGCAGCGCGGATATGGTCATTTAAAAGGGTAACATGAAAAGAATAAGCGCTCCATTACAGAAAGATCAGATAAAAGACCTGAAGCCTGGTGAAGAGGTCCTCTTGGCGGGGACGGTTTATACGGCGCGCGACCAGGCGCATAAGCGCATGGCACTTGCTCTGGAGAAGAAAGAGGCCCTGCCGCTTGAACTTGACGGGCAAGTCATCTTCTACTGCGGGCCAACGCCTCCGGGCGAAAGGGTCATAGGCTCCTGCGGGCCCACCACATCCAGTCGGATGGATCCGTTCACTCCGGCCATCCTGCGGGCGGGCGTTAAAGGCCTGATAGGAAAGGGGAAGCGTTCCCCTGAAGTCGCAAGAGCCATAAAGGAGAAGGGAGCGGTGTATTTTATCGCACCCGGCGGCGCGGGCGCGTACCTCAGCGAGAGAGTGAGGCAGAGCCGTGTGGTCGCTTTCGAAGGCCTGGGGACCGAGGCGATATACATGCTCGAGGTGGAGGATTTTCCTCTGGTGGTCGGTATAGACAGCCAGGGAAGGGATATTTACGCGAAGGAAGAAGGGGAACAATGAGAAGAGGCGGAAGAACAGCGGTAAGTTTAAGAAAGGTCAATGTAGTTACCGATTATATCAAGTATCCGGAAGGTTCCTGTCTTTTTGAGCTGGGCAACACGCGCGTCATCTGCACGGCCAGCATCGAGGACGGGGTGCCGTTATTTTTGAGGGGGCAGGGAACCGGATGGATAACCTCCGAATATTCGATGCTGCCAAGGTCCTGCCAGAAGCGGATCTCCAGAGAATCCACCAAAGGCAGAAAGAGCGGCAGGACCCACGAGATACAGCGGCTTATAGGCCGTTCCCTGAGGGGAGTGGTGGACCTGGACGCTTTGGGTGAACGGACCATATGGATGGATTGCGACGTGATACAGGCTGACGGGGGCACGCGGTGCGCCAGCATAACGGGCAGCTTCATAGCTCTCTGCATGGCGCTGGAGAAGTTAAAAAAGCGCGGTATTTTTGACAGGCTTCCTCTGAGGCATTTCCTTGCGGCGGTGAGCGTGGGTGTTGTGGACGGCAAGAGCCTGCTTGACCTTGATTATGATGAAGATTCCCGGGCGGAGGTAGACATGAACGTTGTAATGACCGATTCGGGCAAGTTCGTGGAAGTCCAGGGTACCGCCGAAAGGGAGCCCTTCAGCCAGTCGGTGATGGATGAATTGATGAAACTAGCCAGGAGAGGCGTGAAAAAACTCATCAAAGAACAGAAGTTAGCACTGAAAGGAGTGGTTTGATGCTGGAGATACTTGTGGCTACGCATAACAAGAACAAAAGGCGCGAGATAAGCGCGCTTCTGAGCGGATATAGAAAGAAGACCAAGGTCAAGAACCTGGATGACCTTAATACCCAGCCTCCCATGATAGTTGAGAACGGCAAGACGTTCCGCCAGAACGCCGTGAAAAAAGCGGTAACTGTTTCAAAATATTTCAACGGTCTGGTGGTTGCGGACGATTCCGGTCTTGAGGTGAACGCCCTGGGCGGTAAACCCGGGGTACGTTCGGCGAGGTTCGCCAGGGCCAAAGCCACCGATCTTGAGAATAACCAGAAGCTTTTGAAGCTTCTTGAGAAGATGCCTAAAAAGGATCGCAAGGCCAGGTTCGTATGCAATATCGCGCTTGCCGCAGGTGGCATCCTTCTTGAAACTTTTGAAGGTACAATTGACGGCAGGATAGTAAGCAGCCCCAGGGGCGAGAACGGGTTTGGTTACGATCCGCTTTTCGTGCCCGAAGACCATGACAAGACCTTCGCTGAGATGGCGCCCGCGTACAAGAACAAGATCAGCCACAGGGGAAGGGCTCTGCGTAAGATGAAGAGAGTGCTCAAAAAATACGTGGAGGCGAACTAGCCTTTATTTGGTCCATCTGGGCTCTTCCAGAGTTCCCGTCAGGCGTGTTTTTCCCAGGAACCTTCCGAAACTCACGATAGCGTTCCTGAGCGCTGTCGTCCATTCCTGATCCTCTGCGGAAGGGTCGAGGAGGCGGTTCTCGAAAACCAGATCGAGTCTGCCGTCAAAGTCCACGTACCCTTCGCTGTTTATGGTTATGTCTTCACCGTGAAGGATCAGGTCATCCGTTTCGACGCGGCGGTTCTTTATCCTGAAACTCATTGACGCGCTGTCGATCTTTACCGGTTTTATGGCCGGGACCACTGCCTGCGCGGCTATATACACGTCTCCGAGTAGGGGGGTGAGTATAGGCATTGGCCCCAGGTCCGCTTCGGAGATCTTCACGCTGCCACTTCCGGAAAAAGTACTGGTCTCTTTCGCGTATCCGCTCAGTTCAAGCCCCAGATGGAAATTGCCGTAGATGTTCCCCTTATTACCCGTAAGATCGCCCATGAGCCTGCCGAAATCCAGATCGTTAAGGCTTATATCCAGCATGAAGGGAAGATCCCTGTCCGCCAGGTCCATCTTAAGGCCCCCGCCCAGAACGCCCCCGTAAATCACGCCGTTAATAAGCGGTATATGCAGCCTGCCGCCTGTCACGGTGGGCTTGGCCGAGAGCTCTTTTATGCGGAGCTTGTCTATTTTAAGGTCCGTAGCCGAGACGGTAGATCGTATCTGCCAATTTTCCGGGAGCATGCCGGTCACTGCCAGGAAAAGGTTGATCCTTACTCGTCCTTTCATGGGATGCGCTCTTGCGAACCTGCCGATCTCACCGGGCATTTCCGGGAAGGACTCCAGCTGGGTATTGACCGTTCCGTTAACGGAAAGCCTGAAATTCTCACCGAGAAGGTCAAGAGCTTCTCCCTTAAGGTCGAAGCGAAGGGTGTAGAACATGCCCCTGAACTCTTCTATCAGAAGATCCGTCCGGTTCACCACCAATCGAGAAGTGAAACCGAGGTTACGCGACCGCACGGAAAGATCATAGGCAGACCTTTCTTTCTCTTTTCGAGTGAAATCCGCCAGGTATTCGGTGTCTTTGCATTCAAAGTGCAGCTTTCCGCTGGTTATGGTCCCCCGATCCATTTCAAGGATACCGAAGATGTCCCGTAAGGTAAGCTCGGTGTTGCCGGCAACTGCTTCCAGTATCGAGACAGACTCTATAAGATCGGTATCCGCCGCTTCGGCGTAAGTGGCCGCCTTTCGCGAAAGCGTGCGGAGGGTGAAGTTGGTTATGAGGTCCGTGGAATGAAACCCCTCGACCACCAGCGTGGTCTTAAGGCGTTTCTCCCGTAATAGTTTCAGCATATCGACGGTTATCGTGACGCTGTTGATGTCCGCCAGAGTATCCTCCGCCTCGTTCACTCCGGATATGGCAACGTGATCCAGAATGACGGATTGGAAGGGGAGGTAACGCACCGAACCTATGCGAACAGGCCTGTTAAGTGCCTCGGACATAAACCGGGTAGCCTCAAGGCGTATCCTCCTGTGGATATCCTCTTTGTTCACCGAATACACCGTGACCAGAGTTATGGCCGTAAGGAGGATTAATAATAAAAGGATTTTCAAGAAAGTTCTCATGACGGAGTAAGTATAACACAGTCAAGACCCGGCGGGCAAGTGGGCGCCAGGCCGGATAAAGTAAAAAACCCGGCAAAGCCGGGTTTTTTACTGAACTGGCACGCCCGACAGGATTCGAACCTGTGACCCTCTGCTTAGAAGGCAGATGCTCTATCCGGCTGAGCTACGGGCGCAATCGGTTAAATAACATATTGACTAATTCTGGTGCGGATGGAGGGACTCGAACCCCCACGGTAAAACCACTGGCTCCTAAGGCCAGCGCGTCTGCCAGTTCCGCCACATCCGCTGATATCATAATGGTCGGGAAGGTGGGATTCGAACCCACGACCCCCTGCTCCCAAAGCAGGTACGCTAGCCAAACTGCGCCACTTCCCGTTTGTAACCATATATAGCTCTAAGCACTTGCATTGATGAACAAGATTTATAATTATAACAACGTGATTTTTATAAGTCAACTCGCATTTTTTTAATTGACTTAAGGCTTTCGAGCACATAGAATAAGGATTCGTCTAGGTTATTCTTGTGGTGGGCGTAGCTCAGTTGGTAGAGCGCCTGACTGTGGCTCAGGTTGTCGTGGGTTCAAATCCCATCGCTCACCCCATCTTAACGGAAAAGCCGGTCCTTCGGGCCGGCTTTTTTCGTTAATCCTTTCAAATACATATGTTCTAGGGTATAATACCGGCATGTCATTGGAAAATAATATTAATCTTATAAGAAAAATAGAGGATCACCTTTCCGCACAAGTACCTATTCGCCTGGGCGTCAATAAAAAGAACGAACTTGCGCGGCTTGTCTATGAAATATGCCGCGGGCGTTCAGTGGAGCCGGAACAGGTGTTCATCCGTATAGACCTTGGCGGCATGGTCGAGAAAGGTAAGAACGGCCTCTTTCGCAGGATAAAAAAAGCTCTTCTCAAGTTGAGATATCCCTCTATGAGAGAGGGGGACGACCCGCATATCATGCCTTTTACCGTCGATAAACCGGTGCCGGAGCCGGAGGCCTGGGATTTCAGGATCCTGCCGGAGAAAATATACGTGGAAAGGTCGGTCGAGAGCGTCGAATGGACCGGGTCTTTTCTCTCGCGCTTCCCGGAGGCAAGCGTGGATATTATAGACGATCCCGGGCAGATCCTGTCATCTTTCACCGGCAAATCCCAGGTCGAGCTTTATAACGAAAGGTCCCGGCGGATCCTGGTCACGAAGAATAGATCCGGATACGTGAAACCCTGTCCCTGTACAAAGAACGTCCACAGGTGCGGTTACAACATACTCAATCTGGGCTTCGGCTGCCCCATGGACTGTTCGTACTGTTACCTGCAGATGTACAGCAACTCACCATGGCTTGTGTTCCAGGCGAATGTTGATGATTATCGCGCGCCGATAGAGGATTTCGATGCAAGGGTCGGCCGCAGGACGCGCATAGGTACGGGTGAATTCACCGATTCTCTCTATCTGGATAAGTATACCTCGTACTCCTCGTACCTCATACCCTTGTTCAGGCAGATGAGGAACCTTGTTCTTGAACTTAAGACGAAAACGGTCGATATCGAAAACGTTCTCAGGCACGAGCCCCATGATAACGTGGTGGTCTCCTGGTCCATCAACACAAGGAAGATGGCCCGGAAATACGAGAAAGGCGCCAGTTCGATCGATGAAAGAATACGGGCCGCTTCACGCGCCGCCGCAAGAGGGTTCAAAGTAGGTTTCCATTTTGACCCGATAATCTATTACGAAGGGTGGGAGGATGAGTACAGGCAAACCGTAGAAGAACTGTTCTCGAACAGGGATATCCTAGAGAACACCGAATGGATGAGCCTGGGCACTTTACGTTATACTCCGGGTCTGAAGCAGGTCGCCGAGCAGAGGTTCGGGGAGAACCGGATGTATTACGCCGGGGAATTCTTTCTCGGCGCGGACGGAAAACTCAGGTATCCCGCCAGGCTCAGGAGCCTCATGTATAATAAAATGATAGAATGGATAAGGGCTTATCCGACATCCGCCTGGATCTACCTGTGCATGGAGCCTGATGAGATATGGGGGGATACTCTGCTGGAGAAAAGCGATTATTCTTATGGTGCCAAGATAAGGGGGTAAAAATGCGTTCAGTGAAGATATTGTTATCGGTCATGTTTTTTGCGGTCAATTGTTCTTTGGCTATCTCCCAGCCGGCCAGTCCGGA
This genomic interval carries:
- the ptsP gene encoding phosphoenolpyruvate--protein phosphotransferase, which produces MNMKPESDNGQKILKGKSISKGYSTGSAFLYQDILSRNLHYYSIEKEDVSRELARIKEAFGRVLEDIESLEKNVKDELGREQAGIFKAHAEILKDKVLLEDIEKELKTELVNAEHAVKNVFRRWANKFRAAKNEMVKSKAEDMEDLSRKVLCSFMRCEVNILENIPPGSVIVARRLLPSDTVRLKRKNVNGIVVEQGSPVSHSAIIARSLGIPGVAEVKGALGEINRGDELILDGYKGTVIKNPTGKEKTFYGEVIDKEKKVQEKLIKKAGNIAKTRDEKLIKVYANIASVEDVKVAVSRGCDGIGLLRIEQLYMYSKILPDEKYLVKNLSRILKPAENKLVTLRLLDIGADKQLPYIDIEDEPSPVLGLRGVRLLLKYKNLLMTQLKAAYILSKDHQIRLLVPIVTFHQEIEELRQIATECKRQLKIRYGLKRKDIPIGAMIETPAAVENIEKIADVSDFLSIGTNDLVQYSVAAGRDNPNVSEYYEKGSDLAMKYIHRVRRSAARHGIECSVCGEMASELKWIKPLIDVGINVLSVSPYLIPLIKDSIRKI
- the msrA gene encoding peptide-methionine (S)-S-oxide reductase MsrA, translating into MNRSAVRVTIGILGVIALVAFFNGRRTNTATGGRRGINMDKATFAGGCFWCMEPAFEQLDGVSEVIAGYTGGRVKDPTYEEVSGGDTGHYEAVQVIYDPSRVSYRQLLDVFWKQIDPTDTGGQFADRGAQYKTAVFYHDEEQKRLAEESRDELEASGKFQEPVATKIIEASEFYEAEEYHQDYYRKNPRAYGSYKKGSGRKDYLEEKWGGEKKTRDYEKPSKAELKEKLTALQCSVTQEGATERPFQNEYWDNKKPGIYVDVVSGEPLFSSLDKFESGTGWPSFTRPLEPGNIVEVEDRGLLTVRTEVRSRKADSHLGHVFEDGPEPTGLRYCINSAALRFIPKEDLEKEGYGEYKELFDQK
- a CDS encoding glutamate racemase, which encodes MTSTRNRPIGIFDSGIGGLTVVRSVRRYLPDEDIVYFGDTARVPYGNKSKSTVIRFSREVMDFMISKKVKMVIVACNTASSLSLASLKRNYKIPVIGVITPGAEEAIKFSSNRRIGVIGTNSTVASGAYQKAINKIDRRYKVFSKSCPLFVPLVENRFFADPITRHVARLYLNGLKKKNISSLILGCTHYPLLKGIIGQVMGEVKLVDSSIAVAKYAKRSLKQNDLRPQRRRRKGKARFYVSDDPEGFKRSAGIFLRKSIKVSKVTI
- a CDS encoding fumarate hydratase, coding for MSTRQVDVARVSDAVEELFLRANTVLRKDVTKALKDLYEKEQKPLPKKMLGVLLENRDIAEKKNIPICQDTGVAVVFLKVGRSVAFTGGELMDAVDAGVRRAYEKGGLRKSVVEDPVLRGNTGTNTPAFVHAEIVPGDKIGITAMPKGFGSENKSVLCMLDPTSGEDAITDLCVESVRSTGPDACPPYVLGVGIGATADLCCLLAKKALLRDVDSSNPAQHLGRLEQAIKEEVNRLGIGVMGLGGISTVMGVNIEAAPTHIAGLPVAINLSCHALRSADMVI
- a CDS encoding TRZ/ATZ family protein; translation: MKRISAPLQKDQIKDLKPGEEVLLAGTVYTARDQAHKRMALALEKKEALPLELDGQVIFYCGPTPPGERVIGSCGPTTSSRMDPFTPAILRAGVKGLIGKGKRSPEVARAIKEKGAVYFIAPGGAGAYLSERVRQSRVVAFEGLGTEAIYMLEVEDFPLVVGIDSQGRDIYAKEEGEQ
- a CDS encoding ribonuclease PH, producing MRRGGRTAVSLRKVNVVTDYIKYPEGSCLFELGNTRVICTASIEDGVPLFLRGQGTGWITSEYSMLPRSCQKRISRESTKGRKSGRTHEIQRLIGRSLRGVVDLDALGERTIWMDCDVIQADGGTRCASITGSFIALCMALEKLKKRGIFDRLPLRHFLAAVSVGVVDGKSLLDLDYDEDSRAEVDMNVVMTDSGKFVEVQGTAEREPFSQSVMDELMKLARRGVKKLIKEQKLALKGVV
- a CDS encoding XTP/dITP diphosphatase, with the translated sequence MLEILVATHNKNKRREISALLSGYRKKTKVKNLDDLNTQPPMIVENGKTFRQNAVKKAVTVSKYFNGLVVADDSGLEVNALGGKPGVRSARFARAKATDLENNQKLLKLLEKMPKKDRKARFVCNIALAAGGILLETFEGTIDGRIVSSPRGENGFGYDPLFVPEDHDKTFAEMAPAYKNKISHRGRALRKMKRVLKKYVEAN